TCAAAGAGAAATCTATATAAAGACAATGATTGATCTTGATACGTGTGAACTTTTTTGTGATGTCGATCGTTTGATTCAAGTGATGGATAATCTTGTGACAAACGCCCTCAGACATACACCAAAAGGGAAGAGTATTGAACTTGTTGCCACAACGAAAAGAGAGCTACTACCTGAAGAAATAGGATGGGAAGATGCCTATGTTTACTTCATGATCCAAGACGAAGGAATAGGAATTGCAACTGAGGAGCTCGAGCGTATCTTTCAATTGTTCTATCAGGTGGATGAAGCAAGGCACAAAGTAAATGGAAAAGGTGCGGGACTTGGGCTTGCGATCAGTCAACAGCTGATTGAAAAACACGGTGGATTGATTGGGGTGACATCGACCATAAATATGGGAAGTTGTTTCTATTTTGCATTAAAAAAGCATAAACAAGAGGGGGAGGAATAACTTGTTGAGAAATGCTCTAGGGATTTTACTACTAAGTTTACTCATATTACAAGGTTGTAGCGTAAATACCATAAGTGGAAATGAAGTGATGGCGAGTATACTTGATGTCGATGAATCAGCAACATCGTATTATATGAAAACGGCTTATGAAGGTTATGAGAATAAACCTTTCACGATGAAGGAATGGCGAATGGCTGATGGTAGATATCGAGTGGAGATGTATGAGGGAGAAACGCTTGCATTTGAATCGGTTTTTAGCGGAGACAATCATGTGATGGTCGATTATGAAGAAGAACAGATTCTCGTTTATGACGCGACCGAAACAGCAGAATATTGGACTCGATCTCCGAAAGGGTCGATGACACAAATGCTTCATGCAATGCATGATCACTATGACATTACTGTAAGAGAAGAGAAAGAGGTACTCGGACGAGAAGTATTTGTATTGGATATGAAATCTAGGAATATGGAAAAAGATGAGATGGAGATTTGGGTAGATAAAGAAAATTGGGTCATTTTAAAAATGGATTTCAAATTTGAGGAGGATTGGATGACGAGTGAGGCCATTGAGTTTGAGCTTCGACCTAAAGTAGATGCTGAGTTATTTACAGTTGATGAATCACTTGATTTTGATGAATTGTCATTAGGTGAGATTTCTTCAAATGAAACGATCGATTTGGAGGAAGCGAAAAGGCAAGCAAGCTTTTCTTTTTTAACGCCTATTGATGGGTATCAAGTTCACGAAGCCAGCACCTATCCTCGTCAGGATGATGAAGTCGGTATCAACCTTACGTACAGTGATGAAGAGGGAAAGATATTGTTTTCTTATGAATTTTTTAAGAGAAGTGACCCTCTTGTAAAAGTTTTTGGGAATGAACAAGAGATTAAGATTCGAAAGACAGAGGGACTCATGATTTGGGATGAAACATTGAATATGGTTGCTTGGCAAGAAGACGGTATTCAATATAGCTTTTATCCAGAAGCTCCACTAACGAAAGATGAAGTGGTAGAGATCATTGAAGAGATGAAGGTTGTAGAAGAAAACTAAACAAACAGGCACTCGAATCTGCTCCGAGTGCCTGTTTCATGTTGTTTTATACTGTTGCTTTTTGAAGCTTATCAATGAACTTCAACGAACGTCCTGTACCAATTGCAACTGACTCCAAAGGGTTCGGCGCAAGGTGGACTGGAACAGAAATTTCTTCTTGGAACCATTCTTGGATACCGTTTAACAACGCACCACCACCAGTGACCATTATACCACGGTCAACGATATCGCCACTTAATTCTGGAGGGCAATCTTCAAGTGTTGCGCGAACTGCTTCAAGTACATGGAAGAGCAATTCGTTTATGGCATGTTGAATTTCTGTCGAATTGAGCGTAATCGTCTTAGGCAGACCGTTGACGAGATCACGACCACGAACTTCCATCGTTAATTCTTCATGCGGGACAGGAGCATAACCGATCTCCATCTTAATTTTTTCAGCTGTACGTTCTCCAATTAAGACATTATAAGATTTCCTCACATGTTGAATAATCGATTCATCGAGTTTGTCTCCGCCGATTCGAACGGAATTACAAGAGACGACGCCACCAAATGAAATGATTGCTACTTCTGTTGTTCCCCCACCGATATCTACAATTACATTTGCAACAGGCTCTTCAACTGGAAGGTCTGCACCAATAGCTGCTGCAACAGGTTCTTCTATAATATGAACGTTCTTTGCTCCGCAGCTACGAACGGCATCTAAAATAGCACGACGCTCAACTGATGTTGAACCAGAAGGAGCACAAACAACAACATTTGGTTTTCTTAAGGATAAACCTAGTTGCTTGCTAGCTTTTTTCATGACAGCTTTTAACATACTTGCTGTCACATCAAAGTCTGCTATCACACCATCGCGAAGAGGGCGAACGGCGATCACATTGGCAGGTGTTTTCCCTACCATGCTTTTCGCTTCAGCACCAACGGCAAGGACTTCACCTGTTTCTGTATTTATCGCGACAACAGATGGTTCATTTAAGATGATTCCTTTATCTTTACTGTACACAAGTAAATTTGCTGTTCCTAAATCAATACCTAATTCTGCGTTTGACCACATAGTATCACCAACTTTTCATTTCAAAGTCTATTTTAATAGTTGTTCATAGTTAGTTAGTTTATCAGTCATATATGAGGAAACAAAGGGTCGGAACGCTTATCTTGTATGTAAGAATATGAGAGGGAAATAGACGCTTTTTTATATTTCGCTATATATTTACCAAACCTTGCTAATTAAAGCGAATTAGGGGCCTTATATACTAGTTATAATTTCTTAAACTTTATTTTTAGGACAAACAAGAAAGGCCTAGCTACTGCTAGGCCTTTCCACATAAGGGGGGGGGTGATGCAAATTGTTTGTTAGGGTAGACGAGTAATGTAGGTAGTTAACCATTTCACTCATCGCCTGTCTAGTAATTAAATACCCGGCTAAACGATAACCAAACATCTTTTTTTATTTTCCTAAAAAATTATTTAGATTGTTTAATAGCTACTATCTTTTTATCACCATGACTCGTATTCTTTGAACTTACTATTTGGATATATTCATCCTCTGATAAGTTGGTAAATACAATAGGAGTAACGGTAGAAGTAGCATTTTTTTCAATGAAATCTAAATCAAATCGTAAGAGTTCTTGACCTTGTTTAATTTGATCGCCCTCTGTAACTAGAGCCTCAAATCCTTCTCCTTTTAAGTTCACTGTGTCTAGACCTACGTGGATCAATACTTCTTTTCCTTCCTCAGTAACTAAACCAAGTGCATGCTTAGTTGGGAATAATGTAACGACCTTACCTGTAATCGGTGAGTGAACAACACCTTCACTTGGTACGATAGCAAATCCATCTCCCATCATCTTTTGAGAGAAAACGTGATCAGGAACGTCCGTAATTGGAATTATTTTACCTGTGATTGGAATTGAAAAGTCTATATTTCCTGCAACTGCTTCTGTTGGTTGGACAGATTTCTCGACAACAGGTGTACGTCCACTAATGATGTCCTGCATTTGTGTTTTAATTTGATCAGAGCGTGGACCAAAGATCGCTTGAATATTATTACCCATCTGCATAACACCAGATGCACCTAGCTTCTTTAAAGTATCTTTTTCTACTTGATCTGCTTCTTTCACGCTAACGCGAAGTCGCGTAATACACGCATCTAAGTTCAGTAGATTCTCTTTTCCGCCAAGAGCTTTAAGTACATTATATGGAAGTTCTTCTGCTGAAACGCTTGTTGTTTCCGTATCTTCTGTAACTTCTTCACGACCAGGTGTCATAAGATTGAACTTCTTAATCGCAAATCGGAAACCAAAGTAGTATATGACAGAGAATGCTAGGCCAACCGGAATCACAAGCCACCAATCGGTGCGATTAGGTAGAACACCAAAAAGTAGGAAATCAATAACCCCACCAGAGAATGTCATCCCGATTTTTACATCTAAAATTTGCATAATCATAAATGAGAGACCAGCAAAGACTGTATGAATGGCAAATAAAACAGGAGCTACGAATAAGAAACTAAATTCAATTGGTTCTGTAATTCCTGTTAAGAACGAAGTAAGAGCAGCGGAACCCATGATTCCAGCGACAATTTTCTTTTGTGCTGGACGAGCACAATGATAGATAGCTAATGCAGCTGCCGGAAGACCGAACATCATGAACGGGAATTTACCCGTCATAAATGTACCCGCTGTTAACTCAGCACCATCACGAATTTGAGCGAAGAAGATTGTTTGATCCCCGCGCACAACTTGTCCTGCGGCATTCGTATATTGTCCAAATTCAAACCAAAATGGAGAATAGAAAATATGGTGAAGGCCAAATGGGATCAAGGCACGTTCAATCACACCGAAAATAAAGGCTGATAACGTCTGATTGGACTCAACCATTAAGTAAGACAAGTTGTTTAACCCGATTTGAATGGTTGGCCATATCCAATAAAGGATAACCCCGATAAATAAAGCGAAAAAGGCAGTAGCAATCGGGACGAATCTTTTACCAGCAAAGAATCCTAAATAAGAAGGTAATTCAATGTTGAAGAATTTTTTATACATATAGGTAGCAAGTAATCCGGCGATGATCCCTCCGAAAACGCCTGTTTGTAAAGTTGGGATACCTAACACAGATGAAATACCAGGGTCAGCCCCGATCATCTCAGGTGTCCACTCACCATATCCACCTAGTACACTCATTGTTACATTCATAATTAGGTAACCAATAAGAGCAGCTAAACCTGCTACCCCGTCTCCATTTGATAGACCAATGGCTACCCCGACGGCGAATAATAGGGCTAAGTTAGCAAAGACAATATCGCCGGCGCTTTCCATGACACTAGCAAGCATAACAATCCACTCTGCCGTAAGGAAAGGGAGTCTTGCTGTAAGGTCTGGATTTTGCATTGCATTACCTAATGCAAGAAGAATCCCTGCAGCTGGTAATAACGCAACAGGAAGCATTAAAGCTTTACCTACACGTTGTAAAACACTAAATGATTGCTTAAACATGGCGTATTCCTCCAATTTTTAAAGAGTTTAGAAGCTAGAATCGATTAGATAAACAACAAAAAAGGCACGAGCGGAGAAAACGAGCACACCAATGGAGAGAAGATAGACTTCTTATCCTATTCATGTGACCGTTTTCTTTCCTCTCATGCCTGCTTAACCAGTAACACGTTAAAAGAAACGTAGTCGTATATGGAATTATTGTTTAGATAATCGTTGAAGATGAAGTGTTAAATAAACAGCTTCAGCGTCTGGAACCGTTTTCTTAAGTGCTTGTTGCATAATCTTGATCAGCTTCCAGGACAAATTGTAGCACACAGGATATTCAGACTGCAAGACTATTTTTAATGCTTCTTGATTATCTTCATACTGTTCCTTGTTAATCCTTTCGATGGCGTGGTGTAAATGACGAACAAGGCGTAAGTAGTCAACGTCTTTGCGATCGATTTGAATGGTCAATGCGCTTTCAATAACTTGGACGAGTTCACTAATTAACCTCGTATGACGGTTGACCTCTTGAAGTGGCCTTCTCGTTAGTGCACTATGAATATGTAGTGCAACAAAACCAATTTCCCCTTGTGGAATTGATAGATGTAGTTGCTGATTTATGTACTGAATAATGCCTGAGGCTGTCTCGAATTCATCGGGGTAAGCAAGCTCTGTTTCTGGCAAAAAAGGATTTGTGATATCAAAGCCTTGATTCAAACGCTTAATGGCGTAGTACAAGTGATCAGTTAGGGCAATGTGGATATGCTCATGCAAACGGACTTTGAAACGTTCTTCAATCATAGATATGACGTCATTCATTAGTCCAATAAAAGCTTCATCGACATAATCGAGCAACTGCTTGTATTGTTCTTGTTCTTCGGCTTCTTTTAGAACGAAGAATTTCTCGGCTGTTTCTCCAGCTACATGCTCTCCAGGCTTTTTTCCAAAACCTAAGCCTTTGCCGATCAGAATCACTTCAGCGTAGTCGGGATGCTTAGCAATCAGTACATTGTTATTCAAAATTTTCTTTACAGTAAGCATGGTTATTCTCCTTTCTTTGTGAGTGAGATGGTTCTCATAATAGCTTCAACTACGGATAAAGGTCAATATAAAGAAATCGTTTCATTCAAAAAATATGTAGGAGCTATAGATTGGCATACAATATTAAATAAATTATGAACTATATGGATATTTTAAGTGGGGTGAGTGAGATGGTGAAAAAAGAAGATAAAAGTGGAATTATATTATTTGATGGTGTGTGTAATGTTTGCAACCAAGCGGTCGATTTCTTGTTGAAACATGATCAAAAAGAATATTATCAATTTGCATCGTTACAATCTGAATTAGGGCGTGAATTAAAGAAACGGTATCATATTGATGAGAATGTAGATTCTATTATTGTGATTGAAGAAGGAAACGTTTATTTATATAGTGATGCAGTATTGAAGATTATACCTAAACTCACATGGAAATGGCGTCTGTTCTCTATTGGAAGAATAGTGCCAAAATCGATGAGAAATACTATATATAAACAAATCGCAAAGCATCGGTATAGACTTTTTGGAAAGCGAGATACATGTCGCCTTCCTACTAAAAAAGAAAGAGAACGTTTTCTTTCATAACCATTAATTGAATGGTAAGTAATTTCCGGTTGTTTCGACAGTGAGGCTTTGCTACTATAGGGAAGTTATTATTTTTAATTCCTTTAAAGGGTGGCCGCATCAACGTGGTGAAGAGAATGGTCATCTGGAGCAAAGTCGAGAGTGTAGGAGATGAGTAGGTTGAAACAACAAGAACAATGGTCTTCAAAATTAGGCTTTATTTACGCAACTGCTGGTACAGCGATTGGACTCGGAGCTATCTGGAAATTCCCTTACGTGGCTGGAACGAGTGGCGGAGGAGCTTTCTTCTTTTTATTTATATTATTTACGGTTTTAATTGGTTTGCCGTTATTAATAGGCGAGTTCATGCTAGGTCGTCATACCGGAAAAGATGCAATTTCAACCTTTAAAGAAATGGCACCGAAGTCAGCATGGCCTGTCACTGGTTGGATTGGTGTGATTACATGCTTTATAGTGCTTAGTTTTTATAGTGTTGTGGGTGGATGGAGCTTATTGTATCTATTTCATGCCGTTACAGGTCAATTATCGGGATTAACAATTGATCAATATGGCCAGCGTTTCGGGGAAATTATTTCTAATCCGATACCGACACTTGGAGCACAATTGCTCTTTATTATTTTGACGATCGTCGTAGTTTCAAAAGGAATTCAGAACGGAATCGAGCGAGCAAGTAAAATTATGATGCCAGCATTGTTTGTGTTATTGATCATCATTGCGATTCGTTCCTTAACACTAGATGGAGCGATGGAAGGTGTGCGCTTCTTACTATTGCCTGATATTTCAAATATTAATTCTGATACAGTGTTATTTGCCCTTGGACAAGCCTTCTTTGCATTATCCTTAGGGGTATCCATTATGATCACTTACAGTTCGTATGTTCCCAAAACTCAAAGTTTACCGGTGTCAGCGGTGTCGATTGGAGTAATGAATGTCTTTGTTGCTTTGTTGTCAGGATTAATCATTTTCCCAGGAGTCTTTACGTTCGGACTTGAGCCGAGTGAAGGGCCACCATTAATCTTTGTCGTTTTACCGGCGATTTTTGAGCAGATGGTATTTGGAGAAATTTTCTTAATTGCCTTTTTCTTATTATTCGTTTTTGCTGCATTAACATCAGCATTCTCGATGCTAGAGATTATTGTTGCAACACGTGTAAAGAAGTCAGTGGAAAAAAGACCACGCGTGAGCTGGACTGTTGGTTTAATGATCTTCATTTTTGGAATTCCAGCTTGTCTATCCTACGGAGCGATGGCGGATGTAACTATTTTCGGACGAACATTTTTTGATACAGCCGATTATTTAGCAAGTAATATTTTGATGCCATTTGGTGCATTATTGATTTCGATCTTCATTCCGCTAAAGATGTCTAAAACAGCGATGTTTGATGAACTGAAGCAAGGATCATCGATTGGGGCAATTTTCTTCAAAGTGTGGTATGTGTTACTTAAATATGTGACCCCAATGGCAATTATCATTGTGTTCTTAGATGCGATTGGTCTCTTTAGATAGTAGGGGAGGAGTGATTAGAGATAATCGCTCCTTTTTTGTATGAATGGAGCAATTTTACAATGACTAAATTTTCTGAATCATTTTGGTTTTTTGATCGGTCATTTCATGTTAGAATAAGTAGATAGAGAGATGCCATCAAGTGCATCACTAGGAGGGGACTACAATGGAAGAAGCCAAATTTCATGCTTATTTAAATGATCGATTAGAACAAGCGAAAGTACAGTTTGAACGCACAATTGACTGTAAACATACGGAATTTGATGACCTCTACCCTTACATGACGGAGCAACCACAATTTTTCTGGTATAAGCGTTATGTGGCCTGGCAAGAACTATTAACGGTCGTTAGTATGACCGAAGACATGGAAGCAGAGTGGAGATCCATGTTCTCAACAAAACAATCTGACTATATTGAATCACGTGTTTTAGATGCAAAAGTATTAGATGATTGGTATGAAGTCCAAGAAGAAAAAGAAGCGGAGCAATCGGCTCAAAATGAATAAATAACGGCCCCCTAAGTTTTGGCTTAGGGGGTTACGTATGTAATGGAGATGAAGGATTTGAGAAAACAAATAGGAATTGGTCTTGTTTTGTTAGTAGTCATGCTGTTCCAAGCATGTGGAGGAGCCGAAGATGATTCTTCTGAACAAGATGGGGCACTCGTACCTGAAGTGGAGGAGAAAGTCGCTTGGGGAGAGGACGAGCTAAGAGAAGATGAGGCCCGGGAACTCCCGGATATGGCAGAGTTTGATCGTGATGCTAAGGAATGGGGAGAGCAAGTATCAGGAGTAAAAACACGCATCAACACTTCGGAACAAAAAATCGCACTCACATTTGATGCATGTGGCGGGCCGTATGGGAATGGCTATGACGCAGCGCTAATCTCCTACTTACGTGAAGCGGATGTCCCTGCTACATTGTTTATTAATGAACGTTGGATTATTGAGCATGAGACATTGTTTTTAGAATTGGCTAATGACCCGCTCTTTCAAATTGAAAATCACGGAACTGAGCATATTCCACTTTCGGTCAACGGCGGAACCGCTTGGGGAATTGCAGCAACTGAAAGTCCAGAAGAAGTCGTACAAGAAGTTTTGGGGAATCATGATACAGTGAAGCATTTAACAGGTAAAGAAATGAACTTATTTCGCTCGGGGACAGCATTTTATGATGAGGTTGCTGTTGAATTAGTACAAGCACTTGGATACCAAGTCGTAAATTTTGATGTGCTGGGAGACGCAGGAGCAACCTATTCAAGTGAACAAGTGGAAAGAGCGTTGCTTGGTTCTGAGAGTGGATCGATTGCGCTGCTGCATATGAATCAGCCGACAAGCGGTACAGCAGCTGGTGTCAAAGCAGCGGTACCGAAGCTTCGGGAACAGGGGTATCAATTTGTACGGTTAGACGGAGAAGAGCTTGAGTAAGGTGGGGAATGATCCCCACCTTATTTTAATTGGTAACGCTTTGGACAATATCTACTAATCGTTTCGCTAATTCATCAAGTTGTGCTTTAGTTGTATTTTTTCCAAACGATAGCCTAAAGTAGCGATGAATCTCTTGTTCATTTTTTTGTAAGGCGACCATCGTCCGAGAGGGGTTTTGTTTTCCAGATTGGCAGGCTGAACCTGTTGAGATAGAGATTTGATAACGATCGAGTCTCTGCATCATAAGCTGACCTTCGATTCCCACAATGGAAACGGCTAAAATAGACGGCAATTGTGTGTCAACATTATTCCCTCCATCGACGGTAAAATGAATACCGCAATCCTTGAGCTTCCCTAGAAAATAAGTTCGCAACGTCCAAAAAAAATCTAGTTGTTTATCCATTCGTTCATGGATGTGGGCAGCTGCCGTAGTAAAAGCAGCAATTCCTGGTAAGTCAATCGTGCCATGGCGAAAACCGTGTTGATGCGAAGTGAGTGGGTGGACTGATTGCCAAGACGTATCTTTGTTCATCATGACGGCACCGACACCTTTAGGTCCGTAAATTTTATGGCTAGAGATGGTGATCGCATCGACAGGTACTTTTTCAAGATCAAGCGGTATCTTGCCAAATGATTGAACACAATCACTGTGGAAGATGACGTGGTGATGCCTAAGGAGTTGACCAATCCTCTTTATTGGTTGAATGACACCAATCTCGGAGTTCACATGTTGGATCGAAGCGAGAACTGTATCTTCACGAAGCGCATTCTCTACTATATTTAGTGAGATCGTACCGTCGGATTGAACAGGCAAATACGTGACGTCTACCCCTTGATTTTCTAAACGCTGAAAAAAGGAAAGCACCGATGGATGTTCAATCGATGAGGTAATGACATGATTGCCTTTATGCTGATTCGCTTTATACAAACTCTCCAATGCAAGTAGATTGGCTTCTGAACCACTCCCAGTAAAATACACAGCTTCAGATTCCCCGTTGACGACTCGGACCAATTCTTTTTTACAAGAATATAAGAGTTGTCGTGCTTGTTCCCCATCTTCATGAAGACTCTCTGTATTTGCGAAATAATGTTCACTTGTTTTTAGCCAAGCCTCAATCGCTTCTTTGGATATAGGGGTCGTTGCCGCGTGGTCTAAATAGATCAATTTTATCCCTCCAATTAGTTAGCTCTTGTCATTAGTTTAGTTTTATGTAAATATAGGTGTCAAGACACATGTAAAGAATGGGTGATTACATGTTAAAAACAGATATCTTAATTATTGGCGGAGGCCTTGCTGCTATTATGACGGCATTAAAGGCATCAGAACGTTATAAAGTAACTCTAGCAATCAAGGGAACTAGGAAAAATGGAAACTCATGGCGAGCGCAAGGGGGTATTGCCGCTGCCCTTTCATCAATCGATCACCCCGAGCTCCATTACGAAGATACGATGAAGGCTGGTTGTGATCAAAATGATCCCGAACTGGTCAAGATTCTTGTTCACGAAGGACCGATACGGTTAACGCAATGGATGGAGCGTGGCCTTGTCTTTGATACGAAAGAAGATGGGACTCTTGCACTCGGAAGGGAAGGGGCTCATTCACAGCGCAGAATTGTTCACAACGATGGTGATCAAACAGGAAAGGTATGTATGGAGTTTTTTTGGGAGCTGCTTGAAGAAAGAGATGTGACGATTCTTGAAAACCATCAAGCAATTGATCTAATCATAGTAGCTCATGAATGCGTTGGAGCTACCTTTCACGGACCGAGTGGTCAAGTAGTTTCAATCCGTTCGAGAGCTACTGTACTAGCAACAGGAGGAATTGGCGGATTATTTGAAGCAACAACAAATGATCCAACACTAGTTGGGGATGGTTTGGCTATGGCAAAGCGTGCAGGAGCTACGTTGCGAGATTTAGAGTTTATCCAATTCCATCCTACGCTCATTTATTCACAAAGTAGGGTCATCGGGTTAGCGTCTGAAGCCTTGCGAGGTGAAGGAGCCTTATTAGTCAATGAATCTGGACAGTTAATTATGGAAAGTGAACATCCTTTAAAAGATTTAGCCCCTCGAGATGTCGTCGCTCGTGTGATTCAAAGGTATGTTCATCTTGGTGAGCAAGTCTTTCTTGATATCTCCATGATTCATAAATTTGAAACACGATTTCCGCAGATCGCCGCATTTTGTCAAAGAGGAAAAGTAGATCTAGCGCAAAAGAGGATTCCGATTCGACCAGGCGCTCACTTTCATATGGGAGGAGTCGAAACGGATGCGTTTGGCAAAACTTCAATCCCTCATTTGTATGCAGTGGGGGAGGTAGCTGGAAACAATGTACACGGGGCGAATCGGCTAGCGAGTAATTCGTTATTAGAAGCGATCGTTTTCGGTGAGAGATTAGGTGAATACTTAGCACCAAGACCAACACTACCAACGTTGTTTTCGGTAAACAATAAAGAGCGAGCGGTAACACCAAAACTTCCAAATGTGAATGAAGTAAGAAAGCGAGTCTCACACGCATTAAATATTACGCGGAATGAAGCCGACTTGAAAGAGCTGCTTCATTGGTTGAATCAATATAGGTCATTAAGTGAGAAAAAGTATGATCGAACCTCATGGTCTAAAGAAGAGATCACAAGGGACAATATGCACATCGTCGCAAGTCTACTTGCAACAGCCGCAATTGATCGAAAAGTGAGTTGCGGTGCTCATGAACGAAGTGATACCGGGAAGCCACATACAACAGGTCTAGACTACGGACAGTCATATCATAAGAGGGGTGTAGGGAGATGAACCGATTATTATTGAAAGAACAGTTAACA
Above is a genomic segment from Bacillus sp. FJAT-45037 containing:
- a CDS encoding thiol-disulfide oxidoreductase DCC family protein, yielding MVKKEDKSGIILFDGVCNVCNQAVDFLLKHDQKEYYQFASLQSELGRELKKRYHIDENVDSIIVIEEGNVYLYSDAVLKIIPKLTWKWRLFSIGRIVPKSMRNTIYKQIAKHRYRLFGKRDTCRLPTKKERERFLS
- a CDS encoding polysaccharide deacetylase family protein, whose translation is MEMKDLRKQIGIGLVLLVVMLFQACGGAEDDSSEQDGALVPEVEEKVAWGEDELREDEARELPDMAEFDRDAKEWGEQVSGVKTRINTSEQKIALTFDACGGPYGNGYDAALISYLREADVPATLFINERWIIEHETLFLELANDPLFQIENHGTEHIPLSVNGGTAWGIAATESPEEVVQEVLGNHDTVKHLTGKEMNLFRSGTAFYDEVAVELVQALGYQVVNFDVLGDAGATYSSEQVERALLGSESGSIALLHMNQPTSGTAAGVKAAVPKLREQGYQFVRLDGEELE
- a CDS encoding sodium-dependent transporter; the protein is MSRLKQQEQWSSKLGFIYATAGTAIGLGAIWKFPYVAGTSGGGAFFFLFILFTVLIGLPLLIGEFMLGRHTGKDAISTFKEMAPKSAWPVTGWIGVITCFIVLSFYSVVGGWSLLYLFHAVTGQLSGLTIDQYGQRFGEIISNPIPTLGAQLLFIILTIVVVSKGIQNGIERASKIMMPALFVLLIIIAIRSLTLDGAMEGVRFLLLPDISNINSDTVLFALGQAFFALSLGVSIMITYSSYVPKTQSLPVSAVSIGVMNVFVALLSGLIIFPGVFTFGLEPSEGPPLIFVVLPAIFEQMVFGEIFLIAFFLLFVFAALTSAFSMLEIIVATRVKKSVEKRPRVSWTVGLMIFIFGIPACLSYGAMADVTIFGRTFFDTADYLASNILMPFGALLISIFIPLKMSKTAMFDELKQGSSIGAIFFKVWYVLLKYVTPMAIIIVFLDAIGLFR
- a CDS encoding LolA family protein, which codes for MLRNALGILLLSLLILQGCSVNTISGNEVMASILDVDESATSYYMKTAYEGYENKPFTMKEWRMADGRYRVEMYEGETLAFESVFSGDNHVMVDYEEEQILVYDATETAEYWTRSPKGSMTQMLHAMHDHYDITVREEKEVLGREVFVLDMKSRNMEKDEMEIWVDKENWVILKMDFKFEEDWMTSEAIEFELRPKVDAELFTVDESLDFDELSLGEISSNETIDLEEAKRQASFSFLTPIDGYQVHEASTYPRQDDEVGINLTYSDEEGKILFSYEFFKRSDPLVKVFGNEQEIKIRKTEGLMIWDETLNMVAWQEDGIQYSFYPEAPLTKDEVVEIIEEMKVVEEN
- the glcT gene encoding glucose PTS transporter transcription antiterminator GlcT codes for the protein MLTVKKILNNNVLIAKHPDYAEVILIGKGLGFGKKPGEHVAGETAEKFFVLKEAEEQEQYKQLLDYVDEAFIGLMNDVISMIEERFKVRLHEHIHIALTDHLYYAIKRLNQGFDITNPFLPETELAYPDEFETASGIIQYINQQLHLSIPQGEIGFVALHIHSALTRRPLQEVNRHTRLISELVQVIESALTIQIDRKDVDYLRLVRHLHHAIERINKEQYEDNQEALKIVLQSEYPVCYNLSWKLIKIMQQALKKTVPDAEAVYLTLHLQRLSKQ
- a CDS encoding IscS subfamily cysteine desulfurase, encoding MIYLDHAATTPISKEAIEAWLKTSEHYFANTESLHEDGEQARQLLYSCKKELVRVVNGESEAVYFTGSGSEANLLALESLYKANQHKGNHVITSSIEHPSVLSFFQRLENQGVDVTYLPVQSDGTISLNIVENALREDTVLASIQHVNSEIGVIQPIKRIGQLLRHHHVIFHSDCVQSFGKIPLDLEKVPVDAITISSHKIYGPKGVGAVMMNKDTSWQSVHPLTSHQHGFRHGTIDLPGIAAFTTAAAHIHERMDKQLDFFWTLRTYFLGKLKDCGIHFTVDGGNNVDTQLPSILAVSIVGIEGQLMMQRLDRYQISISTGSACQSGKQNPSRTMVALQKNEQEIHRYFRLSFGKNTTKAQLDELAKRLVDIVQSVTN
- the mreBH gene encoding rod-share determining protein MreBH; the encoded protein is MWSNAELGIDLGTANLLVYSKDKGIILNEPSVVAINTETGEVLAVGAEAKSMVGKTPANVIAVRPLRDGVIADFDVTASMLKAVMKKASKQLGLSLRKPNVVVCAPSGSTSVERRAILDAVRSCGAKNVHIIEEPVAAAIGADLPVEEPVANVIVDIGGGTTEVAIISFGGVVSCNSVRIGGDKLDESIIQHVRKSYNVLIGERTAEKIKMEIGYAPVPHEELTMEVRGRDLVNGLPKTITLNSTEIQHAINELLFHVLEAVRATLEDCPPELSGDIVDRGIMVTGGGALLNGIQEWFQEEISVPVHLAPNPLESVAIGTGRSLKFIDKLQKATV
- the ptsG gene encoding glucose-specific PTS transporter subunit IIBC codes for the protein MFKQSFSVLQRVGKALMLPVALLPAAGILLALGNAMQNPDLTARLPFLTAEWIVMLASVMESAGDIVFANLALLFAVGVAIGLSNGDGVAGLAALIGYLIMNVTMSVLGGYGEWTPEMIGADPGISSVLGIPTLQTGVFGGIIAGLLATYMYKKFFNIELPSYLGFFAGKRFVPIATAFFALFIGVILYWIWPTIQIGLNNLSYLMVESNQTLSAFIFGVIERALIPFGLHHIFYSPFWFEFGQYTNAAGQVVRGDQTIFFAQIRDGAELTAGTFMTGKFPFMMFGLPAAALAIYHCARPAQKKIVAGIMGSAALTSFLTGITEPIEFSFLFVAPVLFAIHTVFAGLSFMIMQILDVKIGMTFSGGVIDFLLFGVLPNRTDWWLVIPVGLAFSVIYYFGFRFAIKKFNLMTPGREEVTEDTETTSVSAEELPYNVLKALGGKENLLNLDACITRLRVSVKEADQVEKDTLKKLGASGVMQMGNNIQAIFGPRSDQIKTQMQDIISGRTPVVEKSVQPTEAVAGNIDFSIPITGKIIPITDVPDHVFSQKMMGDGFAIVPSEGVVHSPITGKVVTLFPTKHALGLVTEEGKEVLIHVGLDTVNLKGEGFEALVTEGDQIKQGQELLRFDLDFIEKNATSTVTPIVFTNLSEDEYIQIVSSKNTSHGDKKIVAIKQSK